A region of the Arachis hypogaea cultivar Tifrunner chromosome 15, arahy.Tifrunner.gnm2.J5K5, whole genome shotgun sequence genome:
AAACCCTAATTTCTTTCCCTGTAAACTCAATACACTCCCCTGTCTATCCACAGAGCCACCACCACCTACTCCACTCTTCTCTGGTCTTCGCGGTCCCGTCACCGTCTAGCCCAACACTCGCTGCCGATCTTCGCCCATTTTCCGGCGTCATTCTTAGCCTCTCTCTTCCCGTCGTTCATTCGCAGTAAAAAGAACAGATAAAGGAGCAGATGAAGTTTTATCTGTCTTTATGTCAAATGTTTCCATTTTCCATGTTATTTGTTCTTGGAACTTGGAAGTGTTCATTTATGATGACAACTTGAATGCCTTTCATATTTGATTGTCACACAACATTGCAAATGTTAACTTGATGCACTCTTTATGTTCATTGGCATGACATGAATCTGATGTGTTTGATTCGTTAAGGTAGTTTATTCTTGTGGATCTTCATTGTTGTGTATCAGTGCTTTTATTCTTGTGCTTGAGTTAATTAGTGATATATGATATAGTCAATGAGAGCTGTGACTTATGCAATAACACATTGAATGATTGAGTTGAACAGATTTTTAGCACGTTCTTACATTCTGAGGACAGAGGTCCGGGAACTCTCTTGGTCATTCCATTCATCATATGACATAATGGCTAATTCCTTGGATGCCacatcattttcaaattttttagctGTATCTTATGACAGATTTGGTTGCAGACAATAATAAAGAATCAAATTTTGTGTAAAAGGGTGTTGTTCCTTTTTACTAATTACTGAGGTAGAAGCTGTCCTAAGGGAACTGGGAATTGATAATCTATTGAAGTGTTATGTAACTAATAATTAGTATATAGAATAGTATGAAGGAGTTAATAGCATATTCATTGTCACATTTCACATTCTTACTTCAATCAAATGGTGCCTGGAATATTGATCATGCTTCCCATTTGATTTCAACTTTTAGAAATACACTCCAGAAAGCCCTGCTGATGCTACCAGAAACTTGTCTCAACAGAATCTCAACTTCTAAGAACTTCTATTGAAGGAGTTGAGCTAAAGCCATGAATAAAGAGCTAGAAGATGCAAAATATGAATTGACCGTTTCAAAGCATTGCTGCAACGACTAGAGTTAGCATAGAAGCTGGATCAACATTCGGTTGGCAGAAGATTGTTGGCAGACAGGGGAAAGCCATAGGCATTGACCGTTTCAAAGCAAGTGTTCCAGCAGGGAAAATATACAAAGAGTTTGGTATCACCAAGGAAGCTGTTGGCCTGTTGCTACTGCAAAAGAACTTTCATAaattctctgagtttttttttatttttgtttcttcttattCAGAACTTTTAAGTTTCAATAGTGGTATGGATTTCAATTATGAATCTGTTTCTTGAGAAATAACTTTAGCCACAATAACAAAGATTAGATTACTCTTGAAAATGGTTCTCAGAGGAGAGACATAGACTGAAGGATGAATGGAATCAACGCTTGAGTTTTTTTCGCTGTGATGTAACACTTATTCATGTATAATGCAATTAATTTAGCCTTTGGATTGGTATCTGAAGCATCTTGCTTAAATGATTATTTAGAATTCTTTAAGGCTCATTCAagcttaaaaattgaaaatgtaaaaaaaaaaacaaaaaaaaaaaaaaacagaataaaaggTGTAAACATGCTTCAAAGTGAGGAGGAATGACTATGCAACCTGGTTATTTAATTTCATTCTATGTTTTGAGTTGACTAataaattgcaaataaaaatgaaCCCTGTTCTGTTTTGTACAGATTAacaataatgaataaaaaattctatttgaAGAATGCCCTTATTTCTATGAATGCTAGATGAAAGATGAATATACAGTTTCAACCTGCACATAACATACTCATCTCACTATAACAAAACTAAAAGGTACAGCAATACCAAGAATAAATATGCCTTGAAATATAAATTTGTTTTAGCAAATGCTAAATTGCATATGATatgatgaattttaatttttctagtccaGAACCTTCTTTTCTTGAAATTTGAGTCCCAACATCTGCTTAAATGCTTTATGTCATTATTCATATTCATACAGATGAACTAGAAGATACAACATAACATTAacaaaattggaaaaagaaaatgtcATCAATAGCATCCATGTGCCACTTAAGGTTTAATCATTGATTTTAGGAGAGACCACTGACTTTTTCAGCTGCTGTATGCCTGTATCAAGATCAATGTCATAGAAGCATGGTCTAGTTGGAAGCCCCGGCATGGTGCTTATTGTTCCAACCAATGGATAAATGAAACCAGCTCCAATGCTGGTTCTAACTTCTAACATCTCTTATGGGTAAGAATTTGTCAATGAAGTTGAATATGTTATTGTTctgaaattgaatttaaaaaaaaaaaaagaatttgtgcaaattcaaatctcaaaagtACAATTAGTGAAGATCTAATTACATGAAAAACTTGtagaattttacaaaataaaatcaagaatagaaaGCTTTGTTTAAAACGAAAAGCaatctcaaaaaaaaattaattagaacaAAATTAATAGCCTGCTCAGCGAGAACTTGAGGAAGCAGTTAGAGAGGTGGCAGAAACGTTAATGACCACCGTATCACTGGTTGTCTTCTTCATTCTCGTTGCCATCATTGAGATCGATGCCATGGTCTCTTCTCTTCAATGTTGCCATTGGTAAAGCCGGCAACCATCATCCAAGACTTTGTTTCCAAGCATGTCGTTGGAAGTCTTCCATAACATTATCGGACTGACTGTGAAGGTACGGTAGGGTTTTTCTGCCGCTTTCAATGCTTCATTTACCTCACAATTAACTTGgggtggttttggaatattcaaAGACTTGATATCTATTTCCCTAATTTCTGGCAAGTTATTCATGGGATGAATGTAAATTATTAGATTTTCCGCCGATTTAAATCAACGTTTCCAATATCATGGTGCATCAGAAACGCCCAAAAGCTGATTTTAGACTGACCCTATCAATTTAATTAAacaaactaattttattttttttaaagtaaaattactaatatttttacaaaaattttgggGTTCCATGACCCTCCTTGCCCACACAAAACTCTGCCACTGTTCTTCTCCTTCTAATATAAGCAAACAACAATGAAATTGATTGCATGGTCTAGCACCAATTTTAATTAGTTAGGTTGCCATGTATTGGTGATAACTAGAGAGATACGCATTATCAGCTTCTAAGTTCTTAATTTTAATCAATCCCCCATGCCTCATGCCTTTTTCCTGGAGAAGAtagttttcaaagaaaaagaaattgtgGCGGTGGGTTGGATAAGTCATAAGTGCTGCCTAACATTGTATTGTGGCTAATAGCATCAGAATATATCAGCGTATTTCCTACACACTCACACGCCACTTTCATCGAACACCTTCTAGCCCAACGTGTCTACCCACAATCTATCCACGCGCCCATGCCAAATCCAAATTAAACCTCCTCCCTCAGTCTCTCTCacacctcttcttcttcttcttcttcaacttcaacatCACTGTTTCCAGTTCCCACGATTCCGAAACACTGCGACAAAACAGTAGTATCTATGAATCGCGTTGCATTCACCAAATCGATTTATGGGCGCTTCAGAAGCATCCACCACACCGCCTTTAAACAATTCTCCGACCACCGCGAAACCCAGCAGCTATTGGATGCTGGTCCCGTGGCGTCTCTCTTGAAATCGCGGGGTGTTATCCGATTCCGAGGTCCTGACACACTCAAGTTCCTTCAGGGTTTGTTGAGCAACGATGTACGCAGCTTCGGTGAACCCCTGGGTGAGAAAACCGCGAATGTGCCAACGCCCAATGTTCCTGTGGCCACTGTCCCTCCTCTATACGCCGCACTTTTGACCCCTCAGGGAAGATTCCTTTATGACTTTTTCCTCTATAAGCCCCCCAAGCCTGATACCAAGCTTGATGATACCGGCACTGCCCCTGGCTCCGACCCTCATGATCCCTTTGATTTGTTCGCCGATGTGGATGCTTCTGCTTTGGCTGAATTGCTTCACACCTTAAAGAAGTGAGCTCATTTACCCTCTCATCCTGCTTTTCCTGCTTACTATTCTCTCTATAAGTCCGCTAAATAATTTTCTCCTATTGTCATAGTAACTGCATCCACTCAATGATGGTGGAAAAGTATTTATTAGCTGGTGATAGAAATGACAATGAATGCTCAGAATGTAATCTTGTGATTCTTACATGAGTGAGACATTATCTGTACGGTTAGTTTGTCCATTATTAGTACCTGCGTGCAAGCAACCCATGTACCAATGTAGTTGCCAGCAGTTGCTGCATATCTACTTGTCCATAATGCAAAATTAGTGCTTGTCTATGAGCTCATACTTTAGAGCTAAAGCTAAACCCCGAACAGAGAATCGAACAAAAATGAGAAAACATCATAAATAGGACAGCATGAGCATTGAGCCATCAAAATGAAGTTGAACAACAAAATTGTAACTAAACATAACAGCGTAAATAACAGAGTATTTTTGCAGTATATAATAATAGTTGAGAAAGAATAAACTATGGAAGAGGAGCTAAGGTTGCAGGTAATTTGCTTGAAATTTTCGTGGTCGGCAGCACAAGAATTAGAATTGGACATAGGCATGCTTGCTGCTCTGCTCCCCCTTTCTCATAGAATTGAAATTGAGATCGTCAATGAATGTATTGAGGAAGCAAGAAGTGCGTGAAGACGAGGAGAAGAGGAAAGGAAAAAAGGGATTTAACTTTTAAGAGACAGAAAGTGAACATTATTACTAGTATGGTTGGTTTTGATTGACGTTTTTGTTATGGTGATTAATTTTAGAATGCTTTCATTCAGGGTTGCAATTTGTTTCTATTAGTCTTTGTCAGTTGCAAAGTGATCATTGCCATAAGACTGTTAATACAAGAGTACTAAGATAGATTTCATCGACATGATGTTGCTGATATGAGAATAGTTGCATCATGAATTCAACTGAGCTTGCACAAACAAGATCATAGGGCTTGCCTAAGTTTATTGTTTTTCTGGCGTTCATAGCAAGTTTATGCTTTGGTGCTTCTTAATTGCAGTTATTATTCTTCCTATTTTGTTGGTATTATTTGGGTTCTTATGCAGAGACCCTTAACATGTTAGTGCTGCAGATACCGGTTGAGGTCAAAGGTTGAGATTGATGATGTCACAGAGCAATTCTCGTGCTGGCAGCGTTACGGTGCTGGTGTTCCTGTTAAGTCCTCCAACAAAGAAGAACCAGAAGCTGCCTCTCTTGGCTGGGGTGCTGGTGTGGACAATGCTGGAGTGTCATCTTCACGTGCAAATAATATTGGATGGCAGTGGTTTAAGGATCCTAGATTGGTCTGTCTGGGTTTCAGAGGGATCTTCCCATCGAATACAATTCGTTAGTCATCTGCTCCTTTATTGCTGATAAGATTTTTATAGCTTTTGTTGGCTACATTCTTAATATGATTGTTATTGTGACATATCCATAGCTACTTACTTTAAAATAAAATCCCCTCTCTTGTCTGCGCATTTCAGCACCTCTTGTTGAGGCTGGTAAAGAAACAGATGAACAGAATTACCTTTTGTGGAGAATAGAGCAAGGGGTAGCAGAAGGATCGAGCGAGATCCCGAAAGGTGTGTATATGGTTTTTCCTTGTATAAATAAAGAATTCTTCTGACGCATTCCGTCTCACAAAGCCTTGATTGATTGATCATGTCCAGGTGAGGCAGTACCACTAGAGTACAATCTTGCAGGCCTTAATGCTATTAGCTTTGACAAAGGTTGCTATGTCGGCCAGGAACTCATAGCTCGAACACACCACAGAGGGGTGATAAGGAAGCGTGTAGTTCCTCTAAAGTTTATcgatgatgatgggaaaggtaTTGCTTCAAGGAGTATTTGGTGTTTTTTTTGCATATAAACAATCAAAGTATGTGGGCTGAGCCATTCCTTTTGCATGTTTTCAGAAGTAGAAAACAAGGTGATTCCTGGGTCAGAAGTGATGAACACTGCATCTGGCAAAAAGACTGGTACAGTAACTACCGCCATGGGATGTCAAGGGCTGGGGCTCTTGCGGCTAGATGATGCCTTTAAAGGGTCCAATACATTATCCATACAAGGACAAGAGGATGTGAAGGTTGTCGCTAGTAAACCCGATTGGTGGCCTTCTGAATGGCTTCAAGATCAGCAACAAACTGCTTATGCCTAAAATTCTAATCTTGTTCAAGGGGCAAGCatgtcaaataaaaattttgtggGTGAATAGAAGAGCTCATAAACAGGGAGTTAATGTAATTCTAAATAAATACTGATCCTTCCACTGGCTAGGGAGAAGAATGCAGACGACTTTTGTGAATTTTCTTGCATAATGAGTTTCGTTATGGTAATGGTAGTTTGGCATTGTCTCCTAAAGAACTTGAACGCAGAACAATTGTGTTGGGAAGGCCATCATCTTGCTTGTTTCCACTTTCAACTTTAAACCATACATATATTGTTAATAGGTCATTTGATTATAGGTGGCTTGGTTTataatttttaacaaacaatGCAGCAGAAAAAACGATATAACATTTAAAGAAGTCAACAGATCGTAGAATTCATCAaagaacaaaatattttttcgagaaaattcaacaataaatcaCGATGTATGCTGTGCTGATATTAATTATTACCTTCGGAGCCATTCGTTTTACATTCGAAGAATATCATTCAACAATCTCAAATGGTTTGAAATAGCAGGAGACGAATCAACTCAAATTTACAGATATTTGGTCATTGTTATTTCAGTTGCTAACTAACAAAAAAATACTGCATATGTTCATGAAAATAGTAGCCATGAACGGAACCAGAAATTGTGAAACGCCTCAATTTTTCCTGATACCCTTTGGGGTAGAAATGTAGTAGATCATCATGAATTAGCAGGAAACACATTCAGCTCTTGAATCACATCCACCATGGTTGGCCTTTGGTCAGGAAGCTCATGGGTGCAGAGAGTTGCAAGCTTTGAAAGCATTGTTGCTTCATGTTTGGAGTATCTTCCCCTCAGATTTCTGTCAACAAAATCATCAAATCTTAGAGACTCAACTGCCAACCGTATCGAACCACCTACAGTTTTCTTCCCAGACAGAACTTGAAGAACAATGACACCAAATGCATAGATGTCACTCTTCTCAGTGAAGCGTCCTGTAGTAACGTATTCAGGGGCCAGGTACCCCATGGCGGCACTTACTTTCAGAGCTGAGAAAACAACGTCATCTGCAAGAAGCTTGGGGAGCCCAGCATCCATGATCAACGGATTGAACTGCTGGTCAAGGAGAACATTTTCAACTGAAATATTCTGATGTACTAGTGAAGGTTTGCTTGCTTCATCACCGTGCAAATATCCAATACCTGCTCATAAAAGCATAGCCATTGACAATCATtccttatttcttttattttcttctttcttttctgaatCAAGTATTATAACATAATCTTGAATATTTCTTTTTCGCTTAGAGAAAAATAATGCAAGTTAGGAAGAACTAACCCTTTGCAATGCCCTTGATGATGGAGACCCTCTTGGACCATTCAAGCACATGTCCATTTCCATCTTCCATATCAAGATATTGAGACAGGTTTCCCTTGGTGGCAAAGTCATAGATCAGGAAACATTCACCTCTACTTCTTGAACAGCAGAAACCTCTGAGCCTAACAAGGTTTTCATGTCTCAGTGAGGTTACTAAGGTCAGCCCCTTCACAAACTCAGCTTCCTCAGTTTTGCAGCATGTCGAGTTAATGCTTCTAATGGCCACAAGAGAACCATCTCTGAGTACTCCCTTATAAACTGCTGAGAATTTGCTCTTACTCAATAAATTGGCTTCCGAAAAGTACAGCGTTGCCGACTCTACCTCATCCACATTAAATCTAACCTGGTTTAGATTTTGGTTAGACAATGGATCCCACCCATTGTGGTACTCAAGGTTAACAAGTGGAGATGGACTTTTCCTGATGAAGTCTTTAGGCTGGCAAGGACTAAGTTTCCCTTCAGATGAGTCTGATGTATTCCTAATCCTCTGCTTTTGCCGTCGGTATTTGACAAAAGTAAGAAATCCAACGCTGAAGAATGTGAGTGTGATTGTCACAAGACCTGCTGTGATCACAGCCTGAGGAAACCTCCTTGATTTTGAGcaatgagtctggttacaattcaATTTCACATTTGCAGGCTCTGGAAGAGCGTTTTCAGTATCATCATTTTTGGGTAGATCTTGGTCTGAGTCATCAATATGGTTAACTTTCATGTCTTGATCTTTGTTGCAAGCTCTCAGAGTAGAAAACCCAACTCCACATAGACCTCGGTTGTTTGCACCTTGGAATCCATCCCCCAGTCTCTTCAATCCTTCATTTTCGTGTTCAAAACGCAAGTCACTTTAAATGCACTAAAAAAATGTACAAAGAGAAATATCTAGAAGGTAGAGCCATAGAGGCATACCTGAAGGAACAAACCCTGATATTGAATTGTTTTGAATGTCTAGAACCTTGAGTTGCTCAAGATGAGCTAATGTTGCAGGAATCATACCAGTGAAGTTGTTAAAGCTCAAATTCAGCCTGCTTAGCTTTTCCAAGTTTCCCAAGCTTAGTGGAATTTCGCCACTTAATTTGTTATATTGCAATGCAAGAGTACTAAGCTGCTTCAAGGAGCCAATCTGTTTAGGTATACTTCCCACTAATTGGTTGTCTCCTAACTGCACCACTGCATAGTATAATGAACAAGTATTAATTTATAGATCTTAACTCAATGTTGGATCATTGATATCCAATTATCCATAGACCAAGAAGATCAAAATATGAATGTTATAATATATATACTTACCTTGGAGACTAGCCATGTTGCCGATCTCAGTAGGTATGGTTCCGGAGAGACTATTCACGTCGAGATAGAGATCAACAAGTTCagtaagatttgaaatttgtggGGGTATCTCACCAGAAAGGTTGTTGTAATGAAGGTATAAACCTGACAAGCATTTAAGTTCAGCCACAGAAGGAGATAACCACCCTGAAAGTCCCTTTCCCTGCAAGGAAATGTTGGCCACTTTGCGGTGCTCATTGCACGCAACACCTTGGAACAAGCCACTGCATGGATCACCATCACTGCTCCAAGAGCTAAGGATCTTTCCCTCCGGGTCTAATGAGGATTTCAAGTCCATAAGAGCTCTCAGTTCTGCATTTCCATGAACCAGCTGCACAATGGAAAATGCAACCAGAACAAGCAATGAAAGAAGGAAACCAAGGGAATTCATAGCTGATTTTTGGTGTAAAAATTTGTCAAACCTATGCTAAAAGAGAAACACCCGTATGAGGCAGTATCCTAAAGAATCTAACTTTAGTATTTGGTTCCTACTGTAACATGATTTTGAAACTTGACACCTTGCTTGATATTTCTTTATTATATATGAAGTTGCTATTATTATTACTAGTCTATGATTTTGTAATTAGTTGATAGATGCTACTATAGTGGAGAAAATGGGAAGACTAGCTATGCTAATGAGAAACATTTTCAACGAGGTTgcataattaattgatataacttTTTTGAGTTGTTGACAGGCTAAAGTAAGTTGGTGCACATTTGCATTTCTCTAATCTCAGTCTTGACTCTAAgttaacttatatatatatatatatattctttttgagGGGGAAAATAATTAAATGGATTTTATCAGTGCTGATAGTCGGCGGGGAGGGTTGCCACTTGCCAGGGAAAACAACATCTAGTGCTAAATTAAAGCCTGAATTAATATATGGGTGCCATGGACCTACCACCTTTGACTAATTCATTTTCAATCAAAATTTTCTATAAGTTTTAGTCTTTGCTATTTTTGTCCTCTTATATTTAATTCAAAAGTTTGTTAGAGAGTTCTGTAGTAAAATACCAAATACCAAGTAATTTATATCAATGAATTTAACATAATCAGAACTTTGACAGGAAgggtaaaataaatcaaaatgttGGGTATTGCACATCGACCGTCCACCGTTAAaatgaataatttaataattttactaaCAAGTATTCTAgaaatattagttaattatttgtaAATCTTtacatttaacattttaaaatatatttttaggacATTTGTTAGCTGAAATAATACGCAAGGCAAAAAAAAAATGTCACCTTCTTCCGAAATTTTTATGGCTACTTTAAATTTCAATTGAATGGAAGAGGATGTCAAGGAGGGAAACCTAACCTTAAACCTAACTTTGGCAGCAATAAACTGATAACTTTACAGCTAAACATTAACGGATTACAAATAAGGAAACTATAAACTAAATTGTGTGATTATAAGTTGAGGTAGCCAATTATACTACTGATGTGGTTTTCAACTTTTAACCACGTTCCAACCTTCCTCAACTTTGACAAATTTCTGCATATTGACAAAAATGGTAACTGTTTCTTGGACTTGGATTCTCTTAAATGGGACCAATAATTTAAACGTATTAACATCACACCACTTAATTATTATCTCAAGAAGTATAAGTGAGTTTGCCAAATGTCCAATCTTTTGATTCTCGAGTGTGATACGGATAcctcaaattttaatatttacattTAACTACTCCTACGAAATCATAGCCAGACAAAATGCAAGTGGTCCTCCCTATGACCCTATCCCAACGAAAAAGGGAAAGTGGACAATAATTACTATATATGTGAGGGCGAGACTGTTTTTGGGTGATAGAAGCACTTTGTGGACAAAATTAATGCAGAGTGGTGATGACTGCATGTTCATGAATGAATACTGAATAGGTACATTTCAGAAGATTATGATGTTGTCCAACAACATCATGACCTGCGTGAACGAAGCCCACCGAGATGCCACGGGCGAGCCTGTCATCCCGGCCCACTATACTGATCTAGTTATATTAATTAGGAACGAGCTTAAATTCTAGTAGTATTGGATTAATCACTTAATAACGGGCCCAAAGTTGAGctcacttcaaaaaaaaaaaatgccagCAAAAGATGATGAACACTTTTGCCTCAttattactaacattttttttcCGGTCAAATAAAATTGACGTCGTTATAAATTTCACTACTCTTTAATAGATAGCTTATTAGTCTATTCAAATAAATATTGAAGTTTAAATTTTCTTGTAAATGTTATACTTTATTGGTTAAtaacaaacttttaaataaatataacgtGAAAATAATCCTTGACTTGTAGgattaaaaaatactataaaaaataaataaataaagaagattcAGTAGTGTActcttaaaataaaatgaaataaaaatgggTGGTGGTCGAAATTCGAATAGTTGATAGTGTTAGAAGCTAGGGAGACGCGAGTGATAAGGGGTGCAGAATATTATTCCAATTTCCAACTCCGAATAGTCCAGAGTCCAGACATAATTGATGGTCAGCATGCACGGATGCTCCACATTTCCCAGTCTTGATGGGCTTTCCGGCCCAAAAATGAAAAGCCCTTATTCCTATTCGCTGTCACACAACGTGTCGTAGGCCCTCCACCTTCAACAATGCAAAACATGATTCCAACGACGTCGTCAAACCATGGGCTTCACgaatttgtaaaataaaaaaaaggaaaaccaaAAGGAAATAGAAAAAGCAAGATGCATTATAGTCATTCAGCAAATAAAATCAAATCGCGAGTGTGAGAGAGAAAGGAGGGACGATTAGCATTTTCAATTTCACCTTTGCAGTTTGCAgccgcgagagagagagagaatagaaaGCGAAGCGTAAAAAGAAAAAaccgaaagaagaagaaagaaaaatgggtAAGGATCTGAGCGACGAGCAGGTAGCTTCGATGAAGGAAGCTTTCACTCTCTTCGATACGAGCGGCAGCGGGCGGATCGCTCCGTCGGAGCTTGGGATCCTTATGAGGTCACTGGGCGGCAACCCCACCCAGGCACAACTCAAAGCCATCATCGCCGAAGAGAACCTCACCGCACCCTTCGATTTTCCTCGATTTCTGGATCTGATGGCCAAGCACATGAAGGCTGAGCCCTTTGATCGCCAGCTCCGCGACGCCTTCAAGGTCCTCGACAAGGACAACACCGGCTACGTCTCCGTCTCTGAGCTCCGCCACATCCTCACCAGTATCGGCGAGAAGCTCGAGCCCTCTGAGTTTGACGAGTGGATCAGGGAGGTTGATGTTGGCCCCGATGGTAAGATCCGTTACGAGGATTTCATCGCCAGAATGGTTGCTAAGTAAACTCCTCACATATCAGATCCTTGCAAATTCCATTCGCTCTGCTTCTGGATTTTCCTAAAtgtgttctttcttttttctcagcTATTTCGGTAttgctgttttttcttcttctttttatttatttatttttggtcatgTTTGGTTTTTGTTTTGTGCCGTTTCCTTTAGTGGACGAACGGGTTAACCATGTTATGCGCATTTTGGTTTTTTGCCATATTAATGTCATCATGTAGCTAACAACGGGTGGTTTTAGGGATTCAAAAGTTGCTTGGATTGAATATATGTGTATGGTGAGATCCGAAGCGGTCTTTATCTGCTTCTGCTGTAATTGTTTATTGGCTAAATAGACTAAGGCCATGGTTGCGCAAATGTGTGTGTGTATATCAAACTTGTGTTCTAGTTTCGAGTGAAGTGGAATGAAGTATAAAGAACGGAAGAAAGGTGGTCCAATCTTACTAAGTAATAAAACCTGTATCTAAAGTCTAAAttactaagtttggtgtaggaAGGCGCAAATCATTCTGTCCTGTGACAAGCTTTATGGAGATGGTCTATAACTATAAGTAGCTTACACAATTCTTGTGATGTAAAGTAAAAGGAAAGAGTCAAAGATCGTCTTTGGACGCTGATAGGTCTGTGAGAAATTAATGTGAAATTTTGAGCTTGTTTCATATGTCTGTGAGCCTGTgagagttattattattattccatcaAATGGTTGGGTCAGACTTAGACTGGAGTATTAAAATAGGATTTTTATGTGGAATTGTTAATGTGTAATCTCAATATTAGATTTAGATTGTCTGTTACTTTCAAGGGAATGAAATATTAGGAGCTGCTGAAGGGAGATTTCCTTTTAGCCAGGTGAATGAGGGGTAAAAACTCTGCAACTATGCTGAAATGGGAGTTACGTCTCTCACGAAATGATGTTGGGTCAGTGCTGCTTCGTCATTATTAATCAGGTTAATGATAGTCCAATTTCATGTCATGCTTTGTAAATTATGGACGTTGCAAATCTAAGTTTTGTAGTTAAAATTTCATTAAGTGCCTATGCACAGCCGAATTTTCTAGGTAGTAGTCTGTACTCTTATTACT
Encoded here:
- the LOC112749590 gene encoding protein NSP-INTERACTING KINASE 2 — encoded protein: MNSLGFLLSLLVLVAFSIVQLVHGNAELRALMDLKSSLDPEGKILSSWSSDGDPCSGLFQGVACNEHRKVANISLQGKGLSGWLSPSVAELKCLSGLYLHYNNLSGEIPPQISNLTELVDLYLDVNSLSGTIPTEIGNMASLQVVQLGDNQLVGSIPKQIGSLKQLSTLALQYNKLSGEIPLSLGNLEKLSRLNLSFNNFTGMIPATLAHLEQLKVLDIQNNSISGFVPSGLKRLGDGFQGANNRGLCGVGFSTLRACNKDQDMKVNHIDDSDQDLPKNDDTENALPEPANVKLNCNQTHCSKSRRFPQAVITAGLVTITLTFFSVGFLTFVKYRRQKQRIRNTSDSSEGKLSPCQPKDFIRKSPSPLVNLEYHNGWDPLSNQNLNQVRFNVDEVESATLYFSEANLLSKSKFSAVYKGVLRDGSLVAIRSINSTCCKTEEAEFVKGLTLVTSLRHENLVRLRGFCCSRSRGECFLIYDFATKGNLSQYLDMEDGNGHVLEWSKRVSIIKGIAKGIGYLHGDEASKPSLVHQNISVENVLLDQQFNPLIMDAGLPKLLADDVVFSALKVSAAMGYLAPEYVTTGRFTEKSDIYAFGVIVLQVLSGKKTVGGSIRLAVESLRFDDFVDRNLRGRYSKHEATMLSKLATLCTHELPDQRPTMVDVIQELNVFPANS
- the LOC112749592 gene encoding probable calcium-binding protein CML13; translation: MGKDLSDEQVASMKEAFTLFDTSGSGRIAPSELGILMRSLGGNPTQAQLKAIIAEENLTAPFDFPRFLDLMAKHMKAEPFDRQLRDAFKVLDKDNTGYVSVSELRHILTSIGEKLEPSEFDEWIREVDVGPDGKIRYEDFIARMVAK
- the LOC112749591 gene encoding putative transferase At4g12130, mitochondrial codes for the protein MNRVAFTKSIYGRFRSIHHTAFKQFSDHRETQQLLDAGPVASLLKSRGVIRFRGPDTLKFLQGLLSNDVRSFGEPLGEKTANVPTPNVPVATVPPLYAALLTPQGRFLYDFFLYKPPKPDTKLDDTGTAPGSDPHDPFDLFADVDASALAELLHTLKKYRLRSKVEIDDVTEQFSCWQRYGAGVPVKSSNKEEPEAASLGWGAGVDNAGVSSSRANNIGWQWFKDPRLVCLGFRGIFPSNTIPPLVEAGKETDEQNYLLWRIEQGVAEGSSEIPKGEAVPLEYNLAGLNAISFDKGCYVGQELIARTHHRGVIRKRVVPLKFIDDDGKEVENKVIPGSEVMNTASGKKTGTVTTAMGCQGLGLLRLDDAFKGSNTLSIQGQEDVKVVASKPDWWPSEWLQDQQQTAYA